Genomic window (Rossellomorea aquimaris):
GGGTGAGCGAATAATGGAGATATTAATGGCCATTGTTGTCGGAATTCTTATTACGATCGCCGTTTACTTAATGTTATCCAAAAGCTTGCTCCGAATCATTATTGGAACAGCATTGCTGAGTCACGGCGCGCATCTTTTACTTCTTTCCATTAGTGGACTAAAAGGAGGAGCTGCACCTCTTCTTGGAGAACACGCAAAATCTTATGTCGATCCGTTACCACAAGCATTGATTTTAACAGCGATTGTTATCAGCTTTGGAGTGACAGCTTTCTTCCTTGTTCTTGCTTATCGTGCATATCAAGAGCTTGGAACGGATAATATGGATCAAATGAGAGGAAACGAAGGAAATGACTAATTTATTAATACTACCTATTTTAATCCCGTTATTTACGGCGATTATCTTAATGTTTGTCAGCAAATATGTGAAA
Coding sequences:
- a CDS encoding Na(+)/H(+) antiporter subunit C, whose amino-acid sequence is MEILMAIVVGILITIAVYLMLSKSLLRIIIGTALLSHGAHLLLLSISGLKGGAAPLLGEHAKSYVDPLPQALILTAIVISFGVTAFFLVLAYRAYQELGTDNMDQMRGNEGND